One Aliiroseovarius sediminilitoris DNA window includes the following coding sequences:
- a CDS encoding nucleoside hydrolase, which translates to MTRKIIIDTDPGQDDAVAILLALASPEKIEVLGITTVAGNVPLALTSKNARIVCELAGKPDTKVFAGCDRPLRRDLVTAEYVHGKTGLNGPVLPDPTMPLQDQHAVDFIIDTLRAHDEGTVTLCPLGPLTNIATAFERAPDIIDRVQEIILMGGAYFEVGNVTPAAEFNIYVDPQAADIVFRSGVPLVVMPLDVTHKALVTKARNDAFRALPGDVGHAVAEMTDFFERFDKEKYGSDGAPLHDPTVIAYLIQPDLFHGRHVNVQIETRSELTMGMTVADWWGVTDHAPNALFVGDLDSDAFFTLLTERIARL; encoded by the coding sequence ATGACGCGAAAAATCATCATTGACACTGACCCCGGACAGGACGACGCCGTGGCCATCCTGCTGGCCTTGGCCAGCCCCGAGAAGATCGAGGTTCTGGGCATCACAACCGTTGCCGGAAACGTGCCTTTGGCACTGACGTCAAAGAATGCCCGGATCGTCTGCGAACTGGCGGGAAAGCCGGATACCAAGGTGTTCGCGGGCTGTGACCGCCCCTTGCGGCGCGATCTGGTCACGGCGGAATATGTGCATGGCAAGACGGGGCTGAACGGCCCGGTTCTGCCGGACCCGACCATGCCGCTGCAAGACCAGCACGCCGTTGATTTCATCATAGACACCCTGCGCGCCCATGATGAGGGCACCGTGACCCTGTGCCCGCTCGGCCCGCTGACCAACATCGCCACCGCCTTTGAACGTGCGCCCGATATCATTGACCGCGTGCAGGAGATCATTCTGATGGGCGGGGCCTATTTTGAGGTTGGAAATGTCACCCCCGCGGCCGAATTCAATATCTATGTTGACCCGCAAGCAGCTGATATTGTGTTCAGATCTGGCGTTCCGCTGGTCGTGATGCCCTTGGATGTCACCCACAAGGCGCTGGTGACGAAAGCGCGCAACGACGCCTTTCGCGCCCTGCCCGGCGACGTGGGTCATGCGGTGGCCGAGATGACGGATTTCTTCGAACGGTTCGACAAGGAAAAATACGGATCAGACGGCGCACCGCTGCACGACCCGACCGTGATCGCCTATCTGATCCAGCCCGACCTGTTTCACGGACGCCACGTCAACGTGCAGATCGAAACGCGGTCGGAGCTGACGATGGGCATGACCGTTGCCGATTGGTGGGGCGTCACCGATCATGCGCCCAACGCGCTGTTCGTCGGAGATCTGGACAGCGACGCGTTCTTCACCCTTCTGACAGAAAGGATTGCCCGGTTATGA
- a CDS encoding GNAT family N-acetyltransferase, producing MSSLRLATPEDLDRLMPLVAGFHAQNGIEQDDETRRGALQPLLDGSPHGAIWMIGPRVAPVGYIAVSFGWSIKFGGLDAFLDEIYVRERVRGRGMGGEALASLVRALAEQGVGAMHLEVDADNDRARLLYERIGFQSRDRYHLMTREM from the coding sequence ATGAGCAGCCTGCGCCTTGCCACCCCGGAAGATCTTGACCGGTTGATGCCGCTTGTCGCCGGGTTTCACGCCCAGAACGGCATCGAGCAGGATGACGAAACACGGCGCGGCGCTCTGCAACCTCTGCTCGATGGCTCGCCCCATGGGGCGATCTGGATGATTGGCCCGCGCGTGGCGCCCGTCGGCTATATCGCCGTCAGCTTTGGCTGGTCGATTAAATTTGGCGGGCTGGATGCGTTTCTGGATGAAATCTATGTGCGCGAACGGGTGCGTGGGCGCGGGATGGGCGGCGAAGCGCTGGCGTCCCTTGTGCGGGCCCTGGCCGAACAGGGCGTGGGTGCCATGCATCTGGAAGTCGACGCCGACAATGACCGTGCGCGCCTTCTGTATGAACGGATCGGGTTTCAATCGCGCGATCGCTATCACTTGATGACGCGGGAGATGTAG
- a CDS encoding protein adenylyltransferase SelO, whose translation MREIFDNSYARLPDRFYTKLPPVTVADPQVLRVNDALARELGIDPDTLTAEVLTGNTLLPGSEPLAQVYAGHQFGGWVPRLGDGRAILLGEVTGDFGRRDIQLKGSGVTPYSRNGDGRAWVGPVMREYIVSEAMHALGVPTTRALGAALTGEGVQRERRYPGAVLMRVAASHIRVGTFQYFAARGDRPALRLLLDHCIARHYPQADGPLSFFAEVVAAQARLIANWMSLGFIHGVMNTDNMAVSGETIDYGPCAFMDAYHPHTVFSSIDQQGRYAFQSQANMAVWNLAQLATSLLPLMDGDPDHAAEEATRVLESFVEYFSPEWMRLFRAKIGLVTEEDGDEALITGLLSRMASSQADFTATFTALTQGDASQHITDDGAWDSWAPDWTGRLEQEPGDPKRTMRAANPVLIPRNHRVEEAIRAGIDGDYAPFHRLVDALAQPFDPRSDDLDLATPPKPDERVLRTFCGT comes from the coding sequence ATGCGCGAAATCTTTGACAATTCCTATGCCCGCCTGCCCGACAGGTTTTATACGAAATTGCCACCCGTGACGGTGGCCGATCCGCAGGTGCTGCGGGTCAATGATGCCCTTGCGCGGGAGCTTGGGATAGACCCCGACACCCTGACGGCCGAAGTTCTGACCGGCAACACGCTTCTGCCGGGGTCCGAGCCGCTGGCGCAGGTTTATGCGGGCCACCAGTTTGGCGGATGGGTGCCGCGTCTGGGCGACGGGCGGGCGATCCTGCTGGGTGAGGTCACGGGCGATTTTGGACGCCGCGACATCCAATTGAAAGGCTCCGGCGTCACCCCCTACAGCCGCAATGGCGACGGGCGGGCCTGGGTCGGGCCGGTGATGCGCGAATATATCGTGTCCGAAGCGATGCACGCCCTTGGCGTTCCCACGACCCGCGCCCTTGGAGCCGCCCTGACCGGCGAGGGCGTGCAACGCGAACGCCGCTATCCCGGTGCAGTCCTGATGCGCGTGGCCGCCAGCCATATTCGCGTCGGCACCTTCCAGTATTTCGCGGCGCGCGGGGATCGCCCTGCCCTGCGCCTGCTTCTGGATCACTGTATTGCACGCCATTATCCTCAGGCAGACGGACCCTTGTCTTTCTTTGCCGAAGTCGTGGCGGCACAAGCGCGGCTGATCGCGAATTGGATGAGCTTGGGCTTCATCCACGGTGTGATGAACACCGATAATATGGCCGTGTCCGGGGAAACCATCGACTATGGCCCCTGCGCCTTCATGGATGCCTATCACCCGCACACGGTCTTCTCATCCATCGATCAACAAGGGCGCTATGCGTTTCAGTCGCAGGCCAATATGGCCGTCTGGAACCTTGCGCAGCTCGCAACTTCGCTGTTGCCGCTGATGGATGGCGACCCGGATCACGCGGCCGAGGAAGCAACGCGGGTTCTGGAAAGCTTTGTCGAGTATTTCAGCCCCGAATGGATGCGGCTGTTCCGCGCCAAGATCGGGCTGGTGACAGAGGAAGATGGGGATGAGGCGCTGATCACGGGCCTTTTGTCCCGGATGGCCAGTTCGCAGGCCGATTTTACCGCCACGTTCACCGCCCTGACCCAGGGCGATGCAAGCCAGCACATCACCGATGACGGGGCCTGGGACAGCTGGGCCCCGGACTGGACAGGCCGGTTGGAGCAGGAGCCGGGCGACCCCAAGAGGACGATGCGCGCCGCCAATCCCGTTCTGATCCCCCGCAATCACCGCGTGGAGGAGGCCATTCGGGCCGGGATCGACGGGGATTATGCCCCGTTCCACCGGCTGGTCGATGCGTTGGCTCAGCCCTTCGATCCGCGATCAGATGATCTGGACCTCGCCACGCCACCAAAGCCGGATGAGCGCGTCTTGCGCACGTTTTGCGGCACCTGA
- a CDS encoding endonuclease/exonuclease/phosphatase family protein, with the protein MEPHALDLKLVTYNMRKAIGLDRRRDPHRILDVINHLDADVVVLQEADRRLGPRPTALPHRLLFDETDFVAVPFDHKGVSLGSHGNAILVRKGLTFHSAEQLELPGLEPRGAVSIEIEGQLKLVGTHLGLLRPYRHQQMRQLAKKLAHSPLPTVIMGDFNEWSPKRGFEPLEHRFDVISPGRSFHAARPVAALDRLALSEGVELRDAGVDQSPLAKVASDHLPVWAHVRVKG; encoded by the coding sequence ATGGAACCCCATGCTCTGGACCTGAAGCTGGTCACATACAACATGCGCAAGGCCATCGGGCTGGACCGACGGCGCGACCCGCACCGCATACTGGATGTGATCAATCATCTGGACGCGGATGTTGTGGTGTTGCAGGAAGCAGACCGGCGCCTTGGTCCACGCCCGACCGCCCTGCCCCATCGCCTGTTGTTCGATGAAACCGATTTCGTCGCGGTGCCGTTTGATCACAAAGGTGTTTCGCTGGGAAGCCATGGCAATGCGATCCTTGTGCGCAAGGGGCTGACCTTTCATAGCGCCGAACAGCTTGAATTGCCGGGGCTAGAGCCGCGCGGCGCTGTTTCGATCGAGATCGAAGGACAGTTAAAGCTTGTCGGCACCCATCTGGGCTTACTGCGCCCCTATCGTCATCAGCAAATGCGACAATTGGCGAAGAAGTTGGCGCATTCCCCCTTGCCCACGGTGATTATGGGAGATTTCAACGAATGGTCGCCGAAGCGTGGATTTGAACCGCTGGAACACCGGTTCGATGTGATCTCGCCCGGTCGATCCTTTCACGCCGCGCGGCCCGTTGCGGCGCTGGATCGGCTGGCACTCAGTGAGGGCGTCGAACTGCGCGACGCCGGTGTGGACCAGTCTCCGCTGGCGAAAGTGGCGTCGGATCACTTACCGGTTTGGGCACATGTTCGCGTGAAAGGTTGA
- a CDS encoding cation:proton antiporter, with amino-acid sequence MNILQITSLLIVLAGAFGSINYLFLKLPSPIGILLVSLMASLALMGLDFLIPAMGVADQVRSIVADLDFSDTLLEGMLGLLLFAGALHVKIQDLRAQWGVVFLMATMGVALSTIVVGVGFSWLTGAPLLIALVFGALISPTDPVAVLGVLREANLQKSLETKIAGESLFNDGVGYVVFLVLVGLAFTSGQGEHAPDPSVEAALKLFFQEAVGGALLGVVLGWLTFRVMRHIDDYSLEVLLTLGLAFGGYELAVALHVSGPIMAVCAGLLIGDVGTKHGMSEETRRYVDAFWKLIDEILNAVLFLMIGFEVFAVAFTMDAVTAGVLSIILALIARLTAVAVPVILLRPFRSFSRGVVPIMTWGGLKGGISVALALSLPDNEWKPLILTATYIIVVFSIIVQGLTVAPLASRLGREPELM; translated from the coding sequence ATGAATATCCTGCAAATTACCTCGCTTCTGATCGTTTTGGCCGGAGCCTTCGGGTCGATCAACTATCTGTTCCTGAAGCTGCCATCACCGATCGGCATATTGTTGGTGTCTCTGATGGCGTCTCTTGCGCTGATGGGGCTGGATTTCCTGATCCCGGCGATGGGTGTCGCCGATCAGGTCCGCAGCATCGTCGCCGATCTGGATTTTTCCGACACGTTGCTGGAAGGCATGTTAGGACTGTTGCTTTTCGCCGGCGCATTGCATGTCAAAATTCAGGATTTGAGAGCGCAATGGGGGGTCGTTTTTCTAATGGCGACCATGGGCGTCGCCCTGTCCACGATTGTTGTAGGTGTCGGTTTCAGTTGGCTGACTGGCGCGCCCCTGCTGATCGCGCTGGTCTTTGGGGCGTTGATCTCGCCCACTGATCCCGTCGCGGTTCTGGGCGTCTTGCGCGAAGCAAATCTGCAAAAATCACTGGAAACAAAGATCGCCGGGGAGAGCCTTTTCAACGATGGGGTTGGCTACGTCGTTTTTTTGGTGCTGGTGGGGCTTGCCTTTACGTCCGGGCAAGGCGAACACGCCCCCGACCCCAGCGTCGAGGCTGCCCTTAAGCTGTTTTTTCAAGAGGCTGTCGGCGGTGCCCTTCTGGGGGTCGTCCTGGGCTGGCTGACCTTTCGCGTCATGCGCCACATCGACGATTATTCACTAGAGGTTTTGTTGACGCTTGGGCTGGCATTTGGCGGCTACGAGCTGGCCGTCGCGCTGCATGTCTCCGGCCCGATCATGGCCGTCTGCGCCGGGTTGTTGATTGGTGATGTGGGCACCAAACATGGGATGAGCGAAGAAACGCGGCGCTATGTCGATGCGTTCTGGAAGCTGATCGACGAAATTCTGAATGCGGTTCTGTTCCTTATGATCGGGTTCGAAGTCTTCGCCGTTGCCTTTACCATGGATGCCGTCACCGCCGGGGTGCTGTCGATAATTCTGGCCCTGATTGCTCGGCTGACGGCTGTGGCCGTGCCAGTCATCTTGCTCAGGCCTTTCCGCAGTTTCTCGCGCGGTGTTGTCCCGATCATGACCTGGGGGGGCTTGAAAGGCGGTATCTCGGTTGCCTTGGCGCTGAGCTTGCCCGACAACGAATGGAAACCCCTGATCCTGACCGCAACCTATATCATCGTCGTTTTCTCGATCATCGTGCAGGGCTTGACGGTCGCGCCGCTTGCGTCGCGGTTGGGGCGCGAACCGGAGTTGATGTAG
- a CDS encoding TetR/AcrR family transcriptional regulator has protein sequence MTIHSSKRARSEDQKVKRQAEILAAARDLIEELGFDGVTMNALARRANLAKGTLYLYVRSKEELFLLLFVEALEDLVGRFENEHELSAHPADLADYLTDLSQNTPLFLPLFARLVAVIETNVADEPLFTAKRSMLAKFERFAVHLAKLMHLDPDRAGLVARTLMNVLQGAAQFDLTANRDPEGLPDDMREAFAINEFTRNFRPAVELILGAVASD, from the coding sequence TTGACGATACATTCAAGTAAAAGAGCCCGATCCGAGGATCAGAAGGTCAAGCGGCAGGCAGAGATTCTGGCCGCCGCGCGTGATCTGATCGAAGAATTGGGCTTTGACGGTGTGACCATGAACGCCCTGGCACGCCGTGCCAATCTCGCCAAGGGAACGCTGTATCTTTACGTCCGTTCCAAAGAAGAGCTGTTCTTGCTTTTGTTCGTCGAAGCGTTGGAGGATCTTGTCGGCCGCTTTGAAAACGAACACGAGCTAAGTGCACATCCGGCGGATTTGGCTGATTATCTGACCGATCTGTCGCAAAATACACCGCTGTTCCTGCCCCTGTTTGCGCGCTTGGTCGCGGTGATCGAGACGAACGTGGCGGATGAGCCGTTGTTTACCGCCAAACGAAGTATGCTGGCAAAATTTGAACGCTTCGCTGTTCACCTTGCCAAACTCATGCATCTGGATCCCGATCGGGCCGGGCTGGTTGCGCGCACCTTGATGAATGTTTTGCAAGGCGCCGCGCAATTTGATCTGACCGCGAATCGCGACCCCGAAGGCTTGCCGGATGACATGCGCGAAGCCTTCGCCATCAATGAATTCACCCGAAATTTCCGCCCGGCGGTTGAACTGATCCTTGGGGCAGTGGCCTCGGATTGA
- a CDS encoding DMT family transporter — protein sequence MQNIRGIFLIIFAMAAFALEDVFIKSMTQGMPTSQTLFLLGVGGAVAFAIITYAQRGTLAPLVHRDMKSRAMLWRNASEAVSAMFFVTALSLVPLSTVLAVFQAMPLATTAGAALFLGEQVGWRRWTAIGIGFLGVLLIIRPGADGFQMAALLPIAAVFGIALRDLLTRQLDPTIPSTSVAFYAFLTCIPAGVILIPVSGSFVVPEQTGWLLMLGATVFGVSGYYAIVIALRVAETSIIMPFRYSRLIFSIFLGIVVFGEDPDRLTYLGASVVIGTGIYTFLRERRVMRGDITDPA from the coding sequence ATGCAAAACATCCGTGGAATTTTCTTGATCATCTTCGCCATGGCTGCGTTCGCGTTGGAAGATGTCTTCATCAAGTCGATGACGCAGGGGATGCCTACCTCGCAAACCTTGTTTCTTCTTGGGGTTGGCGGCGCGGTGGCCTTTGCCATTATCACCTATGCCCAACGTGGCACGCTTGCCCCGCTTGTGCATCGTGACATGAAATCAAGGGCCATGCTGTGGCGCAATGCGTCCGAAGCCGTTTCGGCAATGTTTTTCGTGACCGCCCTGTCGCTCGTCCCCCTGTCCACGGTTTTGGCGGTGTTTCAGGCGATGCCGCTGGCCACGACGGCAGGTGCCGCGCTGTTTCTGGGTGAACAGGTCGGCTGGCGTCGGTGGACCGCCATTGGCATCGGTTTTCTTGGTGTTCTTCTGATTATTCGTCCGGGCGCAGACGGCTTCCAGATGGCCGCCCTGCTGCCGATTGCTGCCGTGTTTGGCATCGCCCTTCGCGATCTGCTGACCCGCCAGCTTGACCCGACGATCCCGTCCACCAGCGTGGCATTCTATGCGTTTCTAACTTGCATTCCGGCGGGTGTCATTTTGATCCCGGTCAGTGGATCGTTCGTCGTCCCTGAGCAGACTGGTTGGCTGCTGATGCTGGGGGCAACAGTTTTCGGCGTGTCTGGTTATTATGCCATCGTCATTGCCCTGCGTGTGGCCGAGACGTCGATCATCATGCCGTTCAGATACAGTCGTTTGATCTTCTCGATCTTTTTGGGGATCGTCGTGTTCGGCGAAGATCCCGACCGCTTGACCTATCTTGGGGCAAGCGTCGTGATCGGCACCGGCATCTATACCTTCCTGCGCGAACGGCGTGTAATGCGCGGAGACATCACTGACCCCGCGTAA
- the eno gene encoding phosphopyruvate hydratase — MTIIVDIFAREILDSRGNPTVEVDVILDDGTLGRAAVPSGASTGAHEAVEKRDGDKARYMGKGVLEAVEAVNGEIADTLVGFDATEQEAIDAAMCELDGTPNKARLGANAILGVSLAVAKAAADASALPLYRYVGGASARVLPVPMMNIINGGEHADNPIDIQEFMIMPVSAKNIREAVRMGSEVFHTLKKELSAAGLSTGIGDEGGFAPNIGSTRDALDFIMSSIKKAGYTPGEDIYLALDCAATEYYKDGKYVLSGEGKSLTSEENAQYLKALCDDYPIISIEDGMSEDDWDGWVALTELLGDKIQLVGDDLFVTNPERLAEGIAKGAANSMLVKVNQIGTLSETLKAVDMAHRARMTNVMSHRSGETEDATIADLAVATNCGQIKTGSLARSDRLAKYNQLIRIEEMLGVTAEYAGRSILK; from the coding sequence ATGACCATCATCGTCGATATTTTTGCCCGCGAGATTCTGGACAGCCGAGGCAACCCGACCGTTGAGGTAGACGTGATCCTGGACGATGGCACGCTGGGCCGCGCTGCCGTGCCGTCCGGGGCATCGACCGGGGCGCATGAAGCCGTTGAAAAGCGCGATGGCGACAAGGCGCGTTATATGGGCAAAGGCGTTCTGGAAGCGGTCGAGGCCGTAAATGGCGAGATTGCCGATACTCTGGTCGGCTTTGACGCCACCGAACAGGAAGCCATCGACGCAGCCATGTGCGAACTGGATGGCACGCCGAACAAGGCCCGTCTGGGTGCCAACGCCATTCTTGGTGTCTCGCTGGCCGTGGCGAAAGCCGCCGCCGATGCCTCTGCCCTGCCCCTTTACCGTTATGTCGGCGGGGCGTCTGCGCGCGTGTTGCCGGTGCCGATGATGAACATAATCAACGGCGGTGAACATGCCGACAACCCGATCGACATTCAGGAATTCATGATCATGCCCGTGTCTGCGAAAAACATTCGCGAAGCCGTGCGGATGGGATCGGAAGTGTTCCACACCCTGAAAAAAGAGCTGTCGGCCGCTGGCCTGTCCACCGGCATCGGCGACGAGGGCGGCTTCGCCCCAAATATCGGCTCGACCCGCGACGCGCTCGACTTCATCATGAGCTCGATCAAGAAAGCGGGCTACACACCGGGCGAAGACATCTATCTGGCGCTCGATTGCGCCGCGACCGAGTATTACAAGGACGGAAAATATGTCCTTTCAGGCGAAGGTAAATCGCTGACCAGCGAGGAGAATGCCCAATATCTGAAAGCACTCTGCGACGACTATCCGATCATCTCGATCGAAGACGGCATGTCGGAAGACGACTGGGACGGCTGGGTCGCCTTGACCGAACTGCTGGGCGACAAGATCCAGCTTGTGGGCGATGACCTGTTCGTGACCAACCCCGAACGTCTGGCCGAGGGGATCGCGAAAGGCGCGGCCAACTCGATGCTGGTGAAGGTCAACCAGATCGGCACCTTGTCCGAGACGCTGAAAGCCGTCGACATGGCCCACCGCGCACGAATGACCAACGTCATGTCGCACCGCTCGGGCGAGACTGAGGATGCGACCATCGCCGACCTTGCCGTCGCCACCAATTGCGGCCAGATCAAAACCGGGTCGCTCGCACGCTCGGACCGGCTCGCGAAATACAACCAACTGATCCGGATCGAGGAAATGCTGGGGGTGACGGCGGAATATGCCGGGCGGTCGATTTTGAAGTAA
- a CDS encoding GYD domain-containing protein — MSFYMFKGQYSTDSLRSLVEKPQDREAAAGKLIAALGGKLHHLFFCFGEDDVMALIEAPSDEVMAACALVVGASGTMAGGSTTKLMTSKEAMSAMKRAQEGQKSYQPVAS, encoded by the coding sequence ATGTCGTTTTATATGTTCAAAGGTCAATACAGTACCGATTCCTTGCGGTCCCTCGTGGAAAAGCCGCAAGATCGCGAAGCTGCCGCAGGGAAGTTGATTGCGGCGTTGGGTGGTAAGTTGCATCACCTGTTTTTCTGCTTCGGAGAGGATGATGTCATGGCGCTAATCGAAGCGCCGAGCGATGAAGTAATGGCTGCGTGTGCCTTGGTGGTTGGCGCCTCCGGAACCATGGCGGGTGGATCAACAACCAAGCTCATGACCAGTAAAGAGGCCATGTCCGCAATGAAGCGGGCGCAGGAAGGCCAAAAGTCGTATCAGCCGGTGGCCAGTTAG
- a CDS encoding divergent polysaccharide deacetylase family protein: MAKGFLSGVLAGTVVSGLGLAVVSLQLAPVQPGRVDPPAVDQDITITEDAVPPTEDPPVANDTPPDAISAPDAPADMETADVAPDADVPVADAPAPPPEPAVPDSDAPGETDAPPAAPSDDAPQPAEQDALEQDASEQDTGEANEDTDTDPNAAGESADRNLPQSIPDLANTPQIKSDPVAPIGDLADGVTTNRLPTIEQSTTDGDAEATGDDPVLTDTPLLAIEQNAAVFANPEGRPLMSVVLVDQGAARQSLGDLNNLPFPVSFIVDASAPDAAQAISFYRDVGAEVLIVPALPVNATPTDAEVIFQAQAPLLDLAVGVFMAEDSGFQSNSQLAAQISEILIASGHGLVSEPQGLNTGHKTALKNGVAAGVVFRELDGEGQDGKVMRRFLDNAAFKAGQEDGVIMLGRAQAETLQALIEWNLGNRAKTVAMAPVSALLLGG, from the coding sequence ATGGCAAAGGGCTTCTTGTCAGGTGTTTTGGCCGGGACGGTCGTGTCGGGTCTTGGTCTTGCGGTTGTGTCGCTGCAATTGGCACCGGTGCAACCGGGGCGGGTCGATCCGCCGGCGGTTGATCAGGACATAACGATCACCGAAGACGCAGTGCCGCCAACCGAAGACCCGCCGGTTGCCAATGATACACCGCCAGACGCGATCAGTGCACCGGATGCGCCGGCCGACATGGAAACGGCAGATGTGGCGCCAGATGCAGATGTTCCCGTGGCAGATGCGCCAGCCCCTCCGCCCGAACCTGCCGTGCCGGACAGTGATGCACCGGGTGAAACCGACGCGCCACCCGCGGCCCCGTCTGATGACGCGCCACAGCCAGCAGAGCAAGACGCCTTGGAACAGGACGCCTCGGAACAGGATACCGGTGAGGCGAATGAAGACACCGATACAGATCCCAACGCGGCCGGGGAATCGGCTGACCGCAACCTGCCGCAATCCATACCCGACCTTGCCAACACCCCGCAGATCAAAAGCGACCCCGTCGCCCCCATCGGTGATCTGGCAGATGGTGTGACGACCAACCGCTTGCCCACGATTGAGCAGTCAACAACGGACGGAGACGCCGAGGCGACAGGTGACGACCCGGTCCTGACGGACACGCCGCTGCTGGCCATCGAACAAAATGCCGCCGTCTTTGCCAATCCGGAAGGTCGTCCACTGATGTCCGTCGTGTTGGTGGATCAGGGCGCAGCGCGTCAATCGTTGGGAGATCTGAACAATTTGCCGTTCCCGGTCAGCTTCATCGTGGATGCCAGTGCCCCGGATGCAGCCCAGGCCATTTCCTTTTATCGAGATGTCGGCGCCGAGGTGTTGATTGTGCCCGCCTTGCCCGTGAATGCGACCCCGACAGATGCCGAAGTGATCTTTCAGGCTCAGGCACCGCTTCTGGACCTTGCTGTTGGAGTTTTCATGGCTGAAGACAGCGGGTTTCAAAGCAATAGCCAGCTTGCGGCGCAGATTTCCGAGATTTTGATTGCCAGCGGGCACGGGCTGGTGTCTGAACCGCAAGGCCTGAACACTGGCCACAAAACCGCGCTGAAAAACGGTGTTGCTGCGGGCGTCGTGTTCCGTGAACTGGATGGCGAAGGGCAGGATGGCAAGGTCATGCGCCGTTTTCTGGACAATGCCGCCTTCAAGGCCGGTCAGGAAGATGGTGTGATCATGCTGGGCCGCGCGCAGGCGGAGACCCTGCAAGCCCTGATCGAATGGAACCTTGGAAACCGGGCGAAAACAGTGGCAATGGCCCCGGTCTCGGCGCTTTTGCTGGGTGGCTAA
- a CDS encoding anthranilate synthase component II — protein sequence MILLIDNYDSFTYNLVHYFGELGADVVVKRNDALDVQEAMGMGADGIVLSPGPCDPAQAGICLALTAAAADAKVPLFGVCLGHQAIGEAFGGKVVRAPEIVHGKMGEIRHQGKGVFEGLPSPLLATRYHSLVVDRDSLPDCLEITAELDNGLIMGLRHKELEVEGVQFHPESIRSEHGHAMLQNFLNKTKVTA from the coding sequence ATGATCCTGCTGATCGATAATTATGACAGCTTTACTTACAATCTCGTCCATTATTTCGGCGAGTTGGGGGCAGATGTTGTGGTCAAACGCAACGACGCGCTGGATGTGCAAGAGGCGATGGGCATGGGCGCGGATGGAATCGTTTTGTCCCCCGGTCCCTGTGATCCGGCGCAGGCGGGCATCTGTCTGGCCTTGACCGCCGCTGCGGCTGACGCGAAAGTTCCCCTGTTTGGCGTCTGTCTTGGCCATCAAGCGATTGGCGAGGCGTTTGGCGGCAAGGTCGTGCGCGCACCCGAGATCGTGCATGGCAAGATGGGAGAGATCAGGCACCAGGGTAAAGGCGTGTTCGAAGGTCTGCCCTCGCCGCTTCTGGCCACACGCTATCATTCGCTGGTCGTAGATCGCGACAGCCTGCCCGATTGTCTGGAAATCACCGCCGAGCTGGACAACGGATTGATCATGGGTCTGCGCCACAAAGAGCTTGAGGTGGAAGGCGTGCAGTTCCACCCGGAAAGCATCCGGTCCGAGCATGGCCACGCAATGCTTCAAAATTTCCTGAACAAGACGAAAGTAACCGCATGA